The following are encoded in a window of Shewanella psychrotolerans genomic DNA:
- a CDS encoding SDR family NAD(P)-dependent oxidoreductase has translation MKLSNQYPTLSGKTVFITGGATGIGACLVEAFLQQGAKVAFVDILDNESNQLVDYINKQYIDPELKFYHCDLVDIPALQAVIAQVEVDLGPIGVLINNAACDERHKIEQLTPEYWDRCINTNLKHYFFAAQAVRVQMCKLGGGSIINLGSMSWHNCQGGMAGYTAAKAGVMGLTRGLVADLGKDHIRINTLTPGWVMTKRQLTHWVDRNTAKYIEDNQCIKDYVMPEDIAAMALFLASDDSKLCTAQNFIVDGGWI, from the coding sequence ATGAAGTTAAGCAATCAATATCCAACATTGTCTGGTAAGACAGTGTTTATTACGGGTGGTGCCACAGGTATTGGAGCTTGTTTAGTCGAAGCCTTCTTACAACAGGGCGCCAAAGTTGCGTTTGTGGACATTTTAGATAACGAATCAAATCAGTTGGTTGATTATATAAATAAGCAATATATCGACCCTGAATTGAAGTTTTATCATTGTGATTTGGTCGATATTCCTGCATTACAAGCGGTTATTGCACAAGTAGAAGTCGATTTAGGTCCAATCGGTGTGCTGATTAATAACGCAGCTTGTGACGAACGTCATAAGATAGAACAGCTAACGCCTGAATATTGGGATCGTTGTATCAATACCAATTTAAAGCACTATTTTTTTGCTGCGCAGGCGGTGAGAGTTCAGATGTGTAAGTTGGGCGGTGGTTCAATCATTAACCTAGGTTCAATGAGCTGGCATAACTGCCAAGGTGGAATGGCGGGCTATACCGCGGCAAAAGCGGGAGTGATGGGATTGACCCGTGGATTGGTTGCCGACCTTGGTAAAGATCATATTCGTATCAATACCTTGACGCCTGGCTGGGTAATGACGAAGCGTCAGTTAACACATTGGGTTGATCGAAACACTGCTAAATATATTGAAGATAATCAGTGTATTAAAGATTATGTGATGCCCGAAGACATCGCCGCGATGGCGTTATTTTTGGCATCCGATGATAGTAAACTCTGTACTGCACAGAATTTTATAGTTGATGGTGGCTGGATTTAG
- a CDS encoding glycoside hydrolase family 43 protein, translating into MKKCILGLSLAFSTSVLAANPIFTDVFTADPAAIVHQDTVYLYTGHDEAKDNRTFFAMNDWLVFSSKDMVNWQRHGAKLSVKDFDWAKGDAWASHVIEKNGKFYWYVTLRHATINGFAIGVAVADSPVGPFKDARGSAIITNDMTTDTDIDWDDIDPAVFIDDDGQAYLFWGNTKPRYVKLKDNMIEMDGPIHAIDIPDFTEALWVHKKDDTYYLSYASGFPEKIAYATSKSIKGPWQYQGILNEVAGNSPTNHQAIIEFKGKSYFIYHTGASQNGGGEFRRSVAIDPLHYNEDGTIKLIHMTTKGISSAQ; encoded by the coding sequence ATGAAAAAATGCATTTTGGGACTTAGCCTTGCTTTTAGCACAAGTGTATTAGCAGCTAATCCAATCTTCACCGACGTGTTTACCGCTGATCCTGCTGCCATAGTGCATCAAGACACCGTTTACTTATATACTGGACATGATGAGGCTAAAGATAATCGAACTTTCTTTGCTATGAACGACTGGTTAGTATTTAGCTCTAAAGATATGGTCAATTGGCAGAGACACGGCGCTAAATTGTCGGTCAAAGATTTTGACTGGGCCAAAGGTGATGCCTGGGCCTCTCATGTGATCGAGAAAAATGGAAAGTTCTATTGGTATGTGACATTACGCCATGCAACGATTAATGGTTTCGCCATCGGAGTGGCGGTAGCAGACTCACCTGTTGGACCATTTAAAGATGCGCGAGGTAGCGCGATCATTACCAACGATATGACCACTGATACCGATATCGACTGGGATGATATCGATCCAGCCGTGTTCATCGATGATGATGGCCAAGCCTATCTTTTCTGGGGCAACACCAAGCCAAGGTATGTAAAATTAAAAGACAACATGATTGAAATGGATGGTCCTATCCACGCCATCGATATACCAGACTTTACTGAAGCCTTGTGGGTACATAAAAAAGACGATACCTATTATCTATCCTACGCCTCAGGATTCCCAGAAAAAATTGCCTATGCCACCAGTAAGAGCATTAAAGGCCCATGGCAATATCAAGGGATATTAAACGAGGTGGCAGGTAACTCTCCAACCAATCATCAAGCGATTATTGAGTTTAAAGGAAAGTCATACTTTATTTACCATACTGGCGCATCGCAAAATGGAGGGGGGGAATTTAGACGCTCTGTCGCTATCGATCCATTACACTACAACGAAGATGGCACCATTAAGCTTATCCATATGACGACCAAAGGGATCAGCAGCGCCCAATAG
- a CDS encoding HAD-IA family hydrolase, producing MYTEFDAIIFDMDGTLVDSGQLHEIAWRETLTQFQIPIAPPLMRSLAGVPTIETLAILKSHFKVETVLSNEQINDYKEARVKALMADFVKPTSLIEFAKKNYGIRPMAVGTGAYTAEAVEILTLCGLIDLVDHVVGADQVGAPKPAPDTFLRCAELMGVSPESCVVFEDAKTGMQAAEAAGMAVVDVLVELGIENDYFRT from the coding sequence ATGTATACAGAATTTGATGCAATTATATTTGATATGGATGGTACTTTAGTTGATAGCGGACAACTCCATGAAATAGCGTGGCGTGAAACCCTCACTCAGTTTCAAATTCCAATCGCGCCTCCTTTAATGCGGTCGCTTGCGGGTGTGCCAACCATTGAGACATTAGCGATATTAAAGTCACACTTTAAGGTCGAAACTGTGCTCAGTAATGAGCAGATCAATGATTATAAAGAGGCGAGAGTCAAAGCGTTAATGGCTGATTTCGTTAAGCCGACGAGTCTTATCGAATTTGCCAAAAAAAATTATGGCATTAGGCCAATGGCGGTAGGTACTGGCGCCTATACAGCTGAGGCTGTTGAGATACTAACCTTGTGCGGTCTTATCGATCTTGTTGACCATGTTGTCGGTGCCGATCAAGTTGGAGCGCCTAAGCCTGCGCCAGATACGTTTCTACGCTGCGCCGAGTTGATGGGAGTGAGTCCTGAATCGTGTGTTGTATTTGAAGATGCAAAAACGGGTATGCAAGCGGCTGAAGCTGCTGGTATGGCAGTGGTCGATGTGCTGGTTGAATTAGGTATAGAGAATGATTACTTTCGAACCTAA
- a CDS encoding IlvD/Edd family dehydratase → MENNNKKKPLRSASWFGSNDKNGFMYRSWMKNQGIPDHHFQGKPVIGICNTWSELTPCNGHFRELAQRVKNGIREAGGIPVEFPVFSNGESNLRPSAMLTRNLAAMDVEEAIRGNPIDGVVLMVGCDKTTPALLMGAASCDIPTILVTGGPMLNGKHKGQDVGSGTLVWQMHEQYQAGEISLHQFMNAEADMSRSTGTCNTMGTASTLACLAEALGTSLPHNAAIPAVDSRRNVLAHMSGMRIVEMVKEDLVLSKILTKSAFINAIKTNAAIGGSTNAVIHLKAIAGRIGVELELDDWSEGYEVPTLVNLAPSGKYLMEDFYYAGGLPAVLKRLGDEDIINKEALTANGRTIWQNVSDAPCYNDDVIKPFAEPLVQQGGIRILRGNLAPRGAVIKTSAATAELMCHRGRAVVFKSFDDYKARINDDALDIDESCVMVLQNCGPKGYPGMAEVGNMGLPPKLLKKGIKDMVRISDARMSGTAFGTVVLHVAPEAKALGPLAAVQDGDFIALDSFAGTLTLEISDQEMATRLQKLSLIKEQRIETGYLSLFKQHVLQADEGCDFDFLLGCRGADIPAHSH, encoded by the coding sequence ATGGAAAACAATAACAAAAAAAAACCACTACGATCTGCAAGTTGGTTTGGTAGCAACGATAAGAATGGTTTCATGTACCGTAGTTGGATGAAAAATCAGGGAATACCTGATCATCATTTTCAAGGTAAACCAGTGATTGGGATCTGTAATACCTGGTCTGAACTTACGCCCTGTAATGGTCATTTTAGGGAACTGGCACAGCGAGTAAAAAATGGTATTCGCGAAGCCGGTGGTATCCCTGTCGAGTTTCCCGTTTTTTCTAACGGAGAATCAAACTTACGCCCTAGCGCGATGTTAACCCGAAATTTAGCGGCAATGGACGTTGAGGAAGCTATTCGCGGTAATCCTATCGATGGTGTGGTGCTTATGGTGGGTTGCGATAAAACAACGCCAGCGCTGTTAATGGGTGCCGCTAGTTGTGATATTCCGACCATACTGGTCACGGGCGGGCCGATGCTTAATGGCAAGCATAAAGGTCAAGATGTGGGCTCAGGAACATTGGTTTGGCAGATGCATGAGCAATATCAAGCGGGCGAGATCAGTTTACATCAGTTTATGAACGCCGAAGCCGATATGTCGCGATCAACAGGGACCTGCAATACCATGGGGACAGCGTCAACATTGGCCTGCCTTGCTGAGGCATTAGGTACCAGTCTGCCACATAATGCGGCCATTCCCGCTGTGGACTCTCGTCGTAACGTTTTAGCGCATATGTCGGGGATGCGGATTGTCGAGATGGTCAAAGAGGACTTAGTCCTTTCAAAAATTCTCACTAAATCAGCATTTATTAATGCTATCAAGACCAATGCCGCCATAGGCGGGTCAACTAATGCCGTTATCCATTTAAAGGCCATTGCGGGGCGTATTGGTGTCGAACTCGAGTTAGATGATTGGTCTGAAGGCTATGAAGTACCGACCTTGGTCAACTTGGCGCCATCGGGAAAGTATCTGATGGAAGACTTCTATTATGCAGGCGGTTTACCTGCAGTGCTTAAACGTCTAGGTGATGAAGATATCATTAATAAAGAGGCGCTTACAGCTAATGGGCGAACTATTTGGCAGAATGTTAGTGACGCCCCTTGCTACAATGATGACGTAATAAAACCTTTTGCAGAACCTTTGGTTCAACAGGGCGGAATTCGGATCTTAAGAGGTAATCTCGCTCCTCGAGGCGCAGTGATAAAAACCTCTGCTGCAACAGCCGAATTGATGTGTCATCGTGGACGAGCTGTAGTATTCAAAAGTTTTGATGATTATAAGGCGAGAATTAATGATGACGCGTTAGATATTGACGAGTCATGTGTCATGGTGCTGCAAAACTGCGGTCCAAAGGGATATCCTGGCATGGCTGAGGTTGGCAATATGGGCCTGCCACCAAAGCTGCTCAAAAAAGGTATTAAGGATATGGTGCGGATTTCTGATGCACGAATGAGTGGCACAGCGTTTGGTACTGTGGTGTTACATGTCGCACCAGAAGCGAAAGCATTAGGCCCTTTGGCAGCGGTACAAGATGGTGATTTTATCGCTTTAGATAGCTTTGCCGGCACATTGACATTAGAGATAAGCGATCAAGAGATGGCAACTAGATTGCAAAAATTATCCTTGATAAAAGAGCAACGCATTGAGACAGGGTATCTTTCCTTATTTAAACAGCATGTTCTACAAGCAGATGAAGGATGTGATTTTGATTTTCTCTTGGGATGTCGTGGTGCCGACATTCCTGCACATTCTCATTAA
- a CDS encoding sugar ABC transporter ATP-binding protein, translating into MEAVLALKGICKQYPGVKALQDVSLNLYPGEVHALLGENGAGKSTLVKIMTGAETKNSGTIDYDGKTYDFTSPIEAQSVGIVSVYQEVNLLPNLTVAQNLFLGHEPRKFGLINHRQMIKQAKQVLKQFKLDIDVSEPLSKYSVAVQQLVAIARGVAMSAKVLILDEPTASLDADEVKVLFGILNQLKKEGVSIVFITHFLDQVYAVSDRITVLRNGEFVAEHLTKELPQSKLVEAMLGRALEDHLQLDSAPKSTNAADSTQAVLLSLEGVSVKGSIQSLNLTLSEGKAVGLAGLLGSGRSEVCNAVFGLDQLNSGNIQLKGKPLKLTNPADAIHEGIALCPEDRKVDGIIGPLSIRENIILALQARLGWWRCLSRAKQDQMAQFFIDKLQIATPDADKPIEQLSGGNQQKVILARWLAIEPILLILDEPTRGIDIGAHAEIIKLIRSLCDDGMSLLVASSELDELVAFSNKVVVMRDRFAIKELSGEELTSQHVMQAIAEGA; encoded by the coding sequence ATGGAAGCTGTATTAGCATTAAAGGGTATTTGTAAACAATACCCTGGTGTGAAAGCACTGCAAGATGTGAGCTTAAATCTGTATCCTGGTGAAGTACATGCGCTGCTCGGTGAAAACGGAGCAGGTAAGTCAACCTTGGTCAAAATCATGACCGGTGCAGAAACAAAAAATAGTGGCACTATCGATTATGATGGTAAAACATATGATTTTACATCGCCAATCGAGGCACAAAGTGTCGGAATTGTCAGTGTATATCAAGAGGTTAACTTACTACCTAATTTAACCGTTGCCCAAAACCTGTTTCTTGGTCATGAGCCGAGAAAGTTTGGCCTGATTAATCATCGGCAGATGATTAAACAAGCTAAGCAGGTGCTCAAGCAATTTAAGTTAGATATTGATGTCAGTGAGCCGTTATCTAAATATTCGGTTGCAGTTCAGCAATTGGTGGCAATTGCCCGCGGCGTAGCTATGTCTGCAAAGGTATTAATATTAGATGAGCCAACTGCAAGCTTGGATGCTGATGAGGTTAAAGTACTGTTTGGTATTCTAAATCAGCTCAAGAAAGAGGGAGTATCGATTGTTTTTATTACTCACTTCCTTGATCAGGTTTACGCTGTTAGCGACCGTATTACCGTGCTGCGAAATGGTGAGTTTGTTGCAGAGCATTTAACCAAAGAGTTACCTCAATCTAAGTTAGTTGAGGCGATGCTGGGTCGAGCACTAGAAGATCATCTTCAACTCGATAGCGCACCTAAATCAACTAACGCAGCCGATAGCACTCAGGCGGTGCTGCTGAGTTTAGAAGGGGTATCGGTTAAGGGCTCGATTCAATCTTTGAATCTAACTTTGTCAGAAGGCAAAGCCGTGGGACTCGCGGGGCTTTTGGGCTCTGGACGCAGTGAAGTTTGTAACGCTGTGTTTGGCCTCGATCAGCTCAACAGCGGTAATATTCAACTTAAGGGTAAGCCATTAAAGCTTACCAATCCTGCGGACGCCATTCATGAAGGGATTGCGTTATGCCCTGAAGATCGCAAGGTCGATGGTATTATTGGGCCTTTGTCTATTCGTGAAAATATTATTTTAGCGCTGCAAGCACGACTTGGATGGTGGCGCTGTTTGTCGCGAGCGAAACAAGATCAAATGGCGCAGTTTTTTATCGATAAGTTGCAGATAGCGACTCCTGATGCTGATAAACCGATAGAGCAGCTCAGTGGCGGTAACCAACAGAAAGTGATTCTGGCTCGTTGGTTAGCGATTGAACCTATCTTGTTGATCTTAGATGAACCGACTCGAGGTATCGATATTGGTGCGCATGCAGAGATCATTAAGCTGATCAGAAGCTTATGTGATGACGGCATGTCATTGCTGGTCGCTTCTTCGGAACTCGATGAACTCGTTGCGTTTTCTAACAAGGTGGTGGTGATGCGAGATCGTTTTGCCATCAAAGAGCTTAGCGGTGAAGAACTGACGTCGCAACATGTGATGCAAGCGATAGCGGAGGGCGCATGA
- the araA gene encoding L-arabinose isomerase codes for MNSMSKKQVWFITGSQDLYGPKVLEQVAKNSQEIVAGFNKSAAISTEIVYQPTVKSPREIYAVCQAANSDANCVGVILWMHTFSPAKMWIAGLNELSKPFMHLHTQFNAELPWSEINMNYMNTHQSAHGCREFGFIGTRMRKERKVVVGHWDTLAVQTEVDDWCRAASGWHESRNLKVARFGDNMRQVAVTEGDKVAAQIQFGYEVNAHSLGELNDAIAEVSESDVDALIDCYNQDYIIGNDVFTNEHQLDMLRKEARIEAGLKRFLVAGDYAAFTNCFENLTGMTGLPGLATQRLMAQGFGYGGEGDWKTAAMVRIMKVMGEGRNAGTSFMEDYTYNFGATDQVLGAHMLEVCPSIAAAKPRLEVHLHTIGVRCDVPRLLFTGKAGPAINVSTIDMGNRFRIIVNELDTVTPPQDLPNLPVASALWEPKPNLSVAAAAWIHAGGAHHSAYSQAVTTDNIVDFAEIAGAELVIIDENTNIRQLKNELRHNSVYYGLARGL; via the coding sequence ATGAATTCAATGTCTAAGAAACAAGTGTGGTTTATTACTGGGTCACAAGATCTGTATGGACCAAAAGTATTGGAGCAAGTCGCAAAAAACAGTCAAGAGATTGTTGCGGGCTTCAATAAATCGGCAGCTATTTCAACTGAAATTGTATATCAGCCTACGGTTAAGTCTCCTCGTGAAATTTACGCTGTTTGCCAAGCGGCTAATAGCGACGCTAATTGTGTGGGTGTGATCTTATGGATGCACACTTTTTCACCAGCCAAAATGTGGATTGCCGGACTTAATGAGTTGAGCAAGCCGTTTATGCACCTGCATACTCAGTTCAATGCAGAACTGCCTTGGTCTGAAATCAACATGAACTATATGAATACTCATCAGAGTGCTCATGGCTGTCGTGAATTTGGTTTTATCGGTACGCGTATGCGTAAAGAACGTAAAGTTGTCGTTGGCCATTGGGATACATTAGCCGTTCAGACTGAAGTCGATGACTGGTGTCGCGCTGCATCGGGCTGGCATGAGAGTCGTAATCTTAAAGTTGCCCGCTTTGGCGATAATATGCGTCAAGTGGCGGTAACGGAAGGTGATAAGGTTGCTGCACAGATCCAATTTGGTTATGAAGTTAATGCCCATAGCTTAGGCGAATTAAACGATGCTATTGCCGAGGTCAGTGAATCTGATGTCGATGCGCTAATCGATTGCTATAACCAAGATTATATTATCGGTAATGATGTTTTCACCAATGAACATCAACTCGATATGTTGCGCAAAGAAGCCCGTATTGAAGCTGGTTTAAAACGCTTTTTAGTTGCAGGTGACTACGCAGCGTTTACCAACTGCTTCGAAAACCTTACTGGAATGACAGGTCTTCCAGGGTTAGCGACTCAGCGCTTAATGGCACAAGGTTTTGGTTACGGTGGTGAAGGTGATTGGAAAACTGCTGCGATGGTTCGCATCATGAAAGTGATGGGAGAGGGTCGCAACGCAGGCACTTCATTTATGGAAGATTATACCTATAACTTTGGTGCAACGGACCAAGTATTAGGCGCACATATGCTAGAAGTTTGTCCATCTATTGCTGCGGCTAAGCCTCGTCTAGAAGTTCATCTGCACACCATTGGTGTTCGTTGTGATGTACCTAGATTGCTGTTTACTGGTAAAGCTGGCCCAGCAATTAATGTTTCAACTATTGATATGGGTAATCGTTTCCGTATTATCGTTAACGAACTTGATACGGTTACACCACCACAAGATCTACCGAATCTGCCTGTGGCTTCAGCGCTTTGGGAGCCTAAGCCGAATTTATCTGTAGCAGCTGCTGCGTGGATCCATGCAGGTGGTGCGCATCATTCGGCATATAGCCAAGCTGTGACTACCGACAATATAGTTGATTTTGCAGAGATCGCTGGCGCCGAGTTGGTTATCATTGATGAAAATACCAACATTCGACAGCTCAAGAATGAACTGAGACACAATTCTGTTTATTATGGATTGGCTAGAGGTCTTTAA
- a CDS encoding ABC transporter substrate-binding protein: protein MKIKQFIPVLAFWALGSSAAYATTVGFSQVGSESGWRTSFSEAVKAEAKERGIDLKFSDAQQKQENQIKAVRSFIAQGVDAIIVAPVVETGWTPVLKEAKRARIPVVIVDRNIKVSNDNLYLTRIASDFREEGVKIANWLMDTTQGNCRIAELQGTVGATAAIDRAAGFNDVIANYPNATIVRSQTGEFTRAKGKEVMESFLKSQPADEPFCAVWSHNDEMALGAVQAIKEAGLKPGIDILVVAVDGVPDYFKAMAEGDTNATVELSPYLGAPSFDVIEKYLAGDKNIPKLISTTGDVFTQATAAEEYKKRANR from the coding sequence ATGAAGATTAAACAGTTTATTCCAGTATTAGCGTTTTGGGCGTTAGGAAGCAGTGCAGCCTACGCAACAACGGTTGGCTTTTCACAAGTTGGTTCTGAAAGTGGCTGGCGAACCAGCTTTAGTGAGGCGGTAAAAGCCGAAGCTAAGGAACGCGGTATTGATCTTAAGTTTTCTGATGCACAGCAAAAACAGGAAAATCAAATTAAGGCGGTACGTAGTTTTATTGCCCAAGGTGTTGATGCCATCATTGTTGCGCCAGTGGTTGAAACCGGTTGGACGCCAGTGTTAAAAGAGGCCAAAAGAGCGCGGATCCCTGTAGTCATCGTCGACCGTAATATTAAAGTGTCTAATGACAACTTGTACCTCACTCGTATCGCGTCTGATTTTAGGGAAGAGGGTGTAAAAATAGCCAATTGGTTAATGGATACCACCCAAGGAAATTGTCGTATCGCTGAGCTACAAGGCACGGTTGGTGCTACTGCTGCAATTGATCGCGCTGCAGGATTCAACGATGTTATTGCTAACTATCCCAACGCCACTATAGTGCGCAGCCAAACGGGTGAATTTACCCGGGCAAAAGGTAAAGAGGTGATGGAAAGTTTCCTCAAATCCCAGCCTGCTGACGAACCTTTTTGTGCCGTATGGTCACACAATGATGAGATGGCATTGGGCGCCGTACAAGCTATTAAAGAAGCCGGACTTAAACCAGGAATTGATATTCTAGTGGTTGCGGTTGATGGTGTCCCCGATTATTTCAAAGCAATGGCAGAAGGAGATACTAATGCCACCGTTGAACTTAGCCCTTACTTAGGCGCGCCATCATTTGATGTTATCGAAAAATACTTAGCGGGAGACAAAAATATTCCCAAGCTTATTAGCACAACCGGCGATGTATTTACCCAAGCAACTGCTGCGGAAGAATATAAAAAACGCGCAAATAGATAA
- a CDS encoding aldose epimerase family protein, translating into MQASISTFNKQHPAFPSEFDLVVLTNNKGLIVTLSSYGASIWSVEHIGDDGVKVPLTIGYQQIEDWATNPYYFGVTVGRVANRIGQSRFSIGEEQFKLIENEGPNQLHGGPGGFSHRIWRTETKTNDDGVSAFFHLESADGDQGFPGTLHTSVEYRLTNDNELIINYHAVCDKTTPICLTNHTYWNLSSDELSGILYHHLQINADNILALDDQQIPNGDIQSVSNTCFDFRQPKLVGVDICEPSNGYDHYYIVNDHKADQLNFVAKLTDEASGREMEILSTEVGVQFYSGNFLDGSYRRENGEFINKHQGLCLETHGYPNAVNIEHFPTTIVEKNTPYTQTTVHRFKHL; encoded by the coding sequence ATGCAAGCTTCAATTTCAACATTTAATAAGCAACACCCCGCGTTTCCAAGTGAATTTGATTTAGTTGTCTTAACCAACAATAAGGGGTTAATTGTCACTTTATCGAGTTATGGTGCGAGCATATGGTCAGTCGAGCATATCGGTGATGATGGTGTAAAAGTGCCATTGACGATCGGTTACCAACAGATAGAAGATTGGGCAACTAATCCATACTATTTTGGGGTTACTGTTGGACGCGTTGCCAACCGAATTGGTCAATCACGTTTTTCAATCGGTGAGGAGCAATTTAAACTGATTGAAAATGAAGGGCCTAATCAGTTGCATGGCGGCCCAGGTGGTTTCAGCCATAGAATTTGGCGCACCGAAACTAAAACGAATGACGATGGAGTGAGTGCTTTTTTCCATTTAGAAAGTGCTGATGGCGATCAAGGCTTTCCTGGAACCCTACATACTAGTGTCGAATATCGCCTTACCAATGACAATGAACTGATCATTAATTATCATGCGGTTTGCGATAAAACTACGCCTATCTGCTTGACCAATCATACCTATTGGAATCTCAGCTCTGATGAGCTCAGCGGTATTCTTTATCACCACTTGCAGATCAATGCAGATAATATCCTCGCTTTAGATGATCAACAGATCCCTAATGGCGATATTCAGTCTGTCAGCAATACTTGCTTTGATTTTCGTCAACCTAAGTTAGTTGGTGTTGATATTTGTGAGCCGAGTAATGGCTACGATCATTATTATATTGTTAATGACCATAAAGCTGATCAATTAAATTTTGTTGCTAAATTAACTGATGAGGCCTCTGGGCGCGAAATGGAAATACTGTCCACAGAAGTTGGCGTGCAGTTTTATAGCGGCAACTTTTTAGATGGATCTTATCGACGGGAAAATGGCGAGTTTATAAATAAGCACCAAGGCTTATGTTTAGAAACTCATGGCTATCCTAATGCCGTTAATATCGAACATTTTCCAACAACAATAGTTGAAAAAAATACACCTTATACACAAACAACGGTGCATAGATTTAAACATCTATAG
- a CDS encoding FadR/GntR family transcriptional regulator, with amino-acid sequence MANPVSTRPQNIHTWVAGELGSRIVSGYYAPGEYIPNEITICEELEVSRTSLREAFKVLTAKGLIESRPKLGTRIRERRFWNMFDPVILGWFSQSKPSPDFYTSLYEIRAVFEPAAAELAAKKRSPEQLEKIASCYYNMENAQLGTDEIYTTDIDFHMAILDGTNNEFMVSLGESIQSALLEIFRVSSNFADDFTSSLPGHKAIYTAIEASDSEAAKLAMHSLLSTSQETVNKNFDR; translated from the coding sequence ATGGCTAATCCGGTAAGCACTCGACCACAGAATATCCACACTTGGGTGGCAGGTGAACTTGGCTCTCGTATTGTTAGCGGATATTACGCTCCAGGTGAATATATACCCAATGAAATTACGATATGCGAAGAGCTTGAAGTATCACGCACATCGTTGCGTGAAGCTTTTAAAGTGTTAACCGCAAAAGGGCTGATCGAATCTCGTCCAAAACTGGGTACTAGAATTCGTGAACGTCGTTTTTGGAATATGTTTGACCCTGTCATTTTAGGATGGTTTTCTCAGTCTAAGCCTTCTCCAGATTTCTACACTTCACTGTATGAGATCCGAGCGGTATTTGAGCCCGCTGCTGCTGAGCTTGCGGCAAAAAAGCGTAGCCCAGAGCAACTGGAAAAAATTGCTAGTTGTTATTACAACATGGAAAATGCGCAGCTAGGCACCGACGAGATCTACACCACAGATATCGATTTCCATATGGCAATTCTTGATGGGACGAATAATGAATTTATGGTTTCTCTTGGGGAATCAATTCAATCTGCGCTGTTAGAAATTTTCCGTGTTAGTAGTAACTTTGCCGATGACTTTACTTCGTCTTTGCCTGGTCACAAAGCGATTTATACTGCGATAGAAGCTAGCGATAGCGAAGCAGCGAAATTGGCAATGCATTCATTGCTGTCAACATCACAAGAAACTGTCAATAAAAACTTCGATCGATAA